The window AATTAATCTTTAATAACATTTTGATATTGTAACCACACCTTGTTTTTGTTTGGTTGACAAAAATCTGCTTTCATATTAAAATTTAAATAATGAAAATAGATAAAGCAAAAAAGGATGTTATTGTTTTTACCCTCCACCATAGATTAGAAGGAACAATGCATACATATATGGGTGCAAGAATCTTGGATGAATTAAATGCTGGAGCAAAAACCTTTATTGCCTTAACAAATGTAAATGTTTTTCTCCCTTCCGGCACAACGCCGATATATCATATTGAGTTTATTGCCCTAAATAAAAACCATATTGTCCATCTTCTTCCAGGAAAGGGAGAAGATTTTAGGGAATTCCTTCCACGGGAGGATGTTTTTAGTAGATAAAATTCTTATTCCACAACCTCATACCAATTTTCTTTATACTTAAAGATTATCCTTTTTCCTAGGCTAAATATCTTTCCTGTTTCTTCATTGAGGAGGCTAAAGTATTCATCGCTTTCGTATTTTATCTTTTTTGTCTTTTTATCCTTATATTCTATATCCTGCCATTTTCCATCCTTTAAAATATATGTCCTTCCTTTAATATGCTTTACATCATAGCTGCTTGGTTTTGCAATGGTTTCCCCTTTCAAAGCAAACATCTCTTCTGCCATTCTTATTGCATGTTTTCCTACATCTTCTTTGCTTAAAGCGTTAAATCTCTCTTGAATTACCTTTTCTTCCTCCTCTACAACAAGAAATGATGTATACGGTGTTATTATCCCATATTTTTTGCTTAATTCCTTTATCTCATCAATAATCTCCTGATTTTCCCCTTTAAGCCTTATCTGGTCTAACAAATAGCCAATTTTCCTGGTTGCCCAAAGATGGGGAATGAATTCATTGCCTTTCTCCTTTTTTGGAAAATTTACATTATATTCATAAACCCTCTTTTCCTTCATCATTCCAGAGAGAACTAGGCTTGTTTTTCCATAATCTTTGTATCTTCCAAGGAGGATGATTTGTGACCCAAAGAAAAGGTCTCCTATCTTCTTTGGGTATAAATCGTAGACAGAAACCTCTCCAAATGATAAGGAAATATCAGACAGGACAGGGTTTTCTATTTTTTTATAAAGGGAGGATATTGGCTCTTCTATATTCTCTTTTTCCCTTATGTATGTTGAAATTCCATTGTTTTCAGATGAGACAATATCCAAAAGATTCGTATTTACATTATCTCCGACGCCAAAGACAAAAACCTTAGATTTTTTATTATTTTCGACTACATTCCTTGTTATTTTTTGTATATCGGTTTCGCCAACCGTTGGAATGCCATCTGTTAAAAAGAGGATTATATGGGGCCTTTTTTCTTCCTTTGTAAAAGCTGAAATCAGGGCATCATTTATATTTGTCCCTCCAGATGCCTTGAGATTCTTTATGAATTTTCTTGCATACTCTCTGTTTTCGCCTGTTGCCCCATTTATTTCTTTAAATAATGGCTCAATATCAGAGCTAAACCTTATTATATTAAACCTATCATCCTGGTTTAAGCTATTTATGCAAAAAATAAGGGCAGATTTTGCCTGCTCTATTTTATTCCCTGCCATACTCCCAGATGTATCAATAACAAATGTTATATCCTTTGGAATGCTTTGTTCCTTCTTTTGATTTGGAGATGAAAGAAGGAGAAAAAATCCATCTTCATCCTCCTTATGTGTAAGCAATGAAAGCCCGATGTCTTTTGAATCCAGGGTATAGTAAAGGATAAAGTCAGAGGAGGGCTTTTTATTGCTTTCTTCGTATGTTATCCTTGCATTGTAATCATCCTTTCTCTCTACCTTTATATTATGCGTTGGAGAATAGATGCTTTTTATGGGAATGCTTTCGCTTATCTCAATGTTAATAAAAATCTCTTTTATAGGTTTTTCTGATAATTTTTCAATATCAAGGGGATAGATGTATTTGCAAACCCCTTCCTCTGATTTTAGAATCTCATTATATGAAATCTCAATCTTCTTTTTGCCATTTGCTGGAATTGGATATACCCTTGCCTTGAATAGATTTCCTCCAATATATTCAAGAAGACCTGGGTCTTTCATCCTCCTTACAATATCCTCATAAATCTTTTTTGCCCTCTCTTTGTCTAAAACCTCTCCGCTTATCTTCTTTCCATCCTGAAATAGGGAAAATGAAGAAATAGATGCATCCTGTGGTAGGGGAAAGATATATGTTCCCTCTATATCCTGCCTATAGGGGTTTATAAAAGCCTGGTCAACAATTGTGCTTGCTACCTGGTCTTTTATCTTTACAGAAACATTATGGTAATCAAGGGATAAGGGGACAGGCTTAACATCCGGGCTTGGCGGGATTGGAATAATAACTCCATCAGCAAAGCAAAGAAATGGGATAAGGAAAAAGAGCCTTTTCATACAAAAAGTATATTTTAAAAGAAAATTTTTGTCTACTATATTTTTTCCCTAAATAAAGAAAGAAGTTTGCTTATCAGCCCTTGTGGGATTTTATATTTATGGTTATCTATGCTTACAACAGGCATAATTTCATAGCCCGTGCTTGTTAAAAATACACAATCTGCATCAAAAAGGGATTCTTTCTTAAATTTTTTCTCAAGAACCCTGATGCCAATTGAGTTTGCTATTTCAAGAACAGCCTTTCTTGTAATACCAGGGAGTATGCCAGTAGATAAAGGAGGCGTAATGAGATTATTTTCTTTAAAAATAAATATATTGCTTGTTAGTCCACAAGCTACATAGCCATCAATTGTAAGGAATATTCCATCATCCACCCCTTTTTTATTTGCCTCAATCTTTCCCAAGATATTTGGAAGGTAGTTATTGGATTTTATTGGAGGAAGGGTTTTTGGATGGGGCTTTCTTATATTTAATATTGTTGCAGATATACATTTTTTTGGGATACCCTTAAATTCCTCTGTCATTACAACAATATTTGACTTTTTGCATAAAGTAGGATCTATTCCACGAGGACCCTCTCCCCTTGAAATGGTGATTCTTATAATGGCATCTTTTAAATTATTTAGGCTTAAAAGCTGATGAAGAATTTTCTCTATATCAATTTCTGGAATTTTTATCTCTAATATAGAGGCTGCATCTTTAAACCTTTCTATATGCTCATCTAGCCTAAAGATACCTCCATTATATGCCCTTAATGTCTCAAAGGCTCCATCACCATAAAGGAAGGAATGGTCAAGACAAGAAATCTTTGCTTTTTCTAATTCAAAAAAATTTCCGTTAAGATATATAATCAAGAGGATTTTTTCTTCTTATACCTTTCTTGAAATCTCTCTACCCTTCCTGCTGTATCAACAAGCTTTTGCTTTCCTGTAAAGAATGGATGGCAATTTGAGCATATCTCAAGCCTTATTGTATTTCCTTTGGGGTATGTTGACCTTGTTTCAAAACTCATACCGCAGGCACAACTTACAACAACATTTTTGTAATCGGGATGTATTCCTTGCTTCATTTTACATTAAAACATATTATATACCAAAAATCAATTGAATTTCAAGTGAATTTTTGCTAGTACTAAACTTTTTTAACAAAAATGCCGATAAATAAAGTAAATGAACAAAGATTACAACAACCTTTTAAAGGAAATAAAAACCTCCTCTTGTCCAAACTGCAAGAGGCTTTTAAGAATAATTGAAGAATAACAAATAATGATTAAAGAATTAGAAAGGAAGGTCAAAGAACTAGTGTGCTGTCCCTTAAATAAGGTATGTTATATTTTACAAGGTTTTCCTGCATATGTCCATGCAAATGGTTTTGCTTTTTTGTTGTAATATTCAATATACTCCAATAACTTCTGTTTTAATGC of the bacterium genome contains:
- a CDS encoding VIT domain-containing protein codes for the protein MKRLFFLIPFLCFADGVIIPIPPSPDVKPVPLSLDYHNVSVKIKDQVASTIVDQAFINPYRQDIEGTYIFPLPQDASISSFSLFQDGKKISGEVLDKERAKKIYEDIVRRMKDPGLLEYIGGNLFKARVYPIPANGKKKIEISYNEILKSEEGVCKYIYPLDIEKLSEKPIKEIFINIEISESIPIKSIYSPTHNIKVERKDDYNARITYEESNKKPSSDFILYYTLDSKDIGLSLLTHKEDEDGFFLLLSSPNQKKEQSIPKDITFVIDTSGSMAGNKIEQAKSALIFCINSLNQDDRFNIIRFSSDIEPLFKEINGATGENREYARKFIKNLKASGGTNINDALISAFTKEEKRPHIILFLTDGIPTVGETDIQKITRNVVENNKKSKVFVFGVGDNVNTNLLDIVSSENNGISTYIREKENIEEPISSLYKKIENPVLSDISLSFGEVSVYDLYPKKIGDLFFGSQIILLGRYKDYGKTSLVLSGMMKEKRVYEYNVNFPKKEKGNEFIPHLWATRKIGYLLDQIRLKGENQEIIDEIKELSKKYGIITPYTSFLVVEEEEKVIQERFNALSKEDVGKHAIRMAEEMFALKGETIAKPSSYDVKHIKGRTYILKDGKWQDIEYKDKKTKKIKYESDEYFSLLNEETGKIFSLGKRIIFKYKENWYEVVE
- a CDS encoding aminotransferase class IV gives rise to the protein MIIYLNGNFFELEKAKISCLDHSFLYGDGAFETLRAYNGGIFRLDEHIERFKDAASILEIKIPEIDIEKILHQLLSLNNLKDAIIRITISRGEGPRGIDPTLCKKSNIVVMTEEFKGIPKKCISATILNIRKPHPKTLPPIKSNNYLPNILGKIEANKKGVDDGIFLTIDGYVACGLTSNIFIFKENNLITPPLSTGILPGITRKAVLEIANSIGIRVLEKKFKKESLFDADCVFLTSTGYEIMPVVSIDNHKYKIPQGLISKLLSLFREKI
- the rpmE gene encoding 50S ribosomal protein L31, translating into MKQGIHPDYKNVVVSCACGMSFETRSTYPKGNTIRLEICSNCHPFFTGKQKLVDTAGRVERFQERYKKKKSS